In one window of Helianthus annuus cultivar XRQ/B chromosome 17, HanXRQr2.0-SUNRISE, whole genome shotgun sequence DNA:
- the LOC110912539 gene encoding trihelix transcription factor ASIL2 — protein sequence MSGQPPTPPTHPSSDNNSTTTTSVHNDVTPTPKPKPKPPPRPPKTTPFPVRDDCWSEDATFTLIEAWGERILKLNTGSLRQNHWQEVADAVNNRHGAVKKTRRSDVQCKNRIDTLKKKYKVEKALVMELGAGCYVSPWPFFAPLDSVIGSVVKPSAKTPSQPPQRKRIAAVKPTPTPPPQRKRIAALTVTPEVAELPLPPPPSAVPVGRRSKRPPPPPYQPVSDSSFFRRNFSVMAAAAAAVDGAEEDSEASLSSGGDRNQYRNRDRRGVDGDRVRRLPEDEGEASGDAYCELAEAIGRFADVYKRVEETKQRQMVELEKQRMEFTKDLEIERMKLLMESQVQLRKLKRSKRNSDTDLCRSDDSASIS from the exons ACCACCGCCTCGTCCTCCCAAAACGACACCGTTTCCGGTCAGAGACGACTGCTGGTCAGAAGACGCAACGTTCACGTTAATCGAGGCCTGGGGAGAACGGATCCTGAAACTTAACACCGGCAGTCTCCGTCAGAACCACTGGCAAGAAGTTGCTGACGCCGTTAATAACCGTCACGGCGCTGTTAAAAAAACTCGCCGGAGTGATGTGCAGTGTAAGAACCGGATCGATACGTTGAAGAAGAAGTATAAGGTTGAGAAGGCGTTGGTTATGGAGTTAGGTGCAGGTTGTTACGTTTCCCCGTGGCCGTTTTTTGCACCGCTTGATTCGGTTATCGGATCGGTGGTTAAGCCGTCGGCGAAAACGCCGTCGCAACCGCCGCAACGGAAGCGGATCGCGGCGGTTAAACCTACACCGACGCCACCGCCTCAACGGAAACGGATCGCGGCGCTTACAGTTACGCCGGAGGTTGCGGAACTGCCGCTGCCGCCGCCGCCGTCGGCGGTTCCAGTTGGACGTAGATCGAAACGACCGCCGCCTCCACCGTATCAACCGGTGAGTGATAGTTCGTTTTTCCGGCGGAATTTCTCGGTGATGGCGGCGGCTGCTGCTGCGGTTGACGGTGCAGAGGAGGATTCGGAGGCGTCGTTGTCTAGCGGTGGAGATCGGAATCAGTATCGGAATCGTGATCGGAGAGGAGTTGACGGGGACAGAGTGAGGCGGTTGCCAGAGGATGAAGGTGAGGCGAGTGGCGATGCGTATTGCGAGCTGGCGGAGGCGATAGGAAGGTTTGCTGATGTGTATAAGAGAGTTGAAGAAACGAAACAGAGGCAGATGGTTGAACTGGAGAAGCAGAGGATGGAGTTTACTAAGGATTTGGAGATTGAAAGGATGAAGTTGTTGATGGAGTCGCAGGTGCAGCTGCGGAAATTGAAGCGGTCCAAGAGGAATTCGGATACAG ATTTGTGCAGAAGTGATGACTCGGCTAGCATCAGCTGA